The Engystomops pustulosus chromosome 3, aEngPut4.maternal, whole genome shotgun sequence region GGTATTGATCTTCCAAACTCAGACTGGCCCAACGGAGGAACCTCTAGTAATTGTACACAATGGGACCAGCATCGGAAGTAGAAGTGATCAATGGCATTGGCATCTGCAAGATGCCCATGCCATTGACAGTCAAAGTGCAACGCGGCTATGAGACTTTCCCAGTGCACTTTGACCCGGGATGCACGGCTTTGCATCCTGTACTGGCTCTGGCTGCAGATGGGAAGAGCATGTCAGCCCTTGCTATCAGCTTTAAGTAGAGGACAGAGGGAGTGGAAGGAGAAGGACAGATGAGGACAATAGAGGTACCCATCAATTCCTACATCTCAGACTCTTGCAAAATAGACAAATTCTAAGTAGCATCACCCATAATCAATTTCTCTAGTGGGCCCCGGGCACCCCAGTTGACCCCGATGATGTCCAATTACTGTTGGAGCATCCAGCCTGAATGTACAAGAATAActcgccttaaaggaaacctaccacttgaagtggcaggtttccgatggcaataccgagcaccagctcagggtgagctggtgccggagcttattttcgttagttttaaaccgcggtatcgcggtttaaaacactttaaactttatagccggcgcaggcaggtacgcgctcggcgcttaccgtgcgcgcggctacataggaagtgaatgagagccgcgcgcatggtaagcgccgagcgcgtacctgcctgcgccggctataaagtttaaagtgttttaaaccgcgataccgcggtttaaaacactaacgaaaataagctccggcaccagctcaccctgagctggtgcccggtatttccatcagaaacctgccactacaagtggtaggtttcctttaagtacaaactGCTCAATGCCAGAGCTCCAAAAGTAGATCTGATTGTAATTTCCAGAATCAGGGACCCAATACAACACTATTTACACCTCTTTCAAAGCTCTGATAAGTTACTGTATTTTACACCCAAATTCAAGCAGAAGAAAAATTTGTGCCCCATTAAGGACACTCAGACAACCAATATAACTCACCTAGCCTCTGGCGGGCCGGTATACAAGATCCTACTTGCGCGCAGGCTGGATCGGAGGTCGGGTTGGACGAATCACAGATTATCACTTCGCAGTGAAAGTAGATCTGACCACAAATAGCAAGACAATTATAAACCAATGCTCTTATTGGGGTGTAGACAGACTTTACCCCAGTGCAAGGGGTCAAATTTTTAGCTGTGAATAGAGACACTGGGGATTTTACTGGAGATTGATTATAGATGGGTAGCTTCTGGCAGTTTAGGGTTTAAGTTTATAAACTTGTGAATAACATGCATGTTTGATGAAGCATTGCCATGTAGAGGGGGTCACAGGCATTACCTCAACTGGAGAAATTTACTGTcaaaatgcagacaaaaaaaatgggCAACCACCTGTGGGTTAATGTGTGACCGATTTGAAACAATAGTCGGATTTCATACCTGTAAAACCCAAGTTTTTAGAAATTGAGATTGTGGCACTTACCTCTCCTCCATAGATTGCACCCTCACCCATAAAGGTAAGAGTTTTCACTTCAAATCTTTTGAGATGTGAGGGAATCTGGACTCTGGAATCTGCCCGCACTTGGTGGAAGATTGTCTGGTAGGGCTCATTGTGTTCACAACTGATATGGAGTAAAACAGTGGCATAGGTCACTTTCCAACATCTGACTTGGGCCTTTCCTCACTTGTTACCAAACAATCTGTGATAACGTTAGACTGAAAGATTGGTTCAGTAGGGCTATGGGTTCAGGGTGGCCATTCTGGAGCTCACTGCATATCTTATTCTTTATACACAACCATGGCACAGATTTCCTAGTTGAACCTCACCAACACCCTATGCCAGGGAAAGCCCATCAGTTACAATTTGTGGACAGCCCTTTTGGAGTTCACAATTTGAAACCCAAGAATTATCGTAGGCACTCAACAGAAAGGTTACAACGATCTGGTTGGAACCTCCACATACCGGTAATGGCAGCTCACCTGTTGTCTACAATTGGCCACATAGGAAGGCTTCTCATGTCAGGTGTTGTAGTAGCCCAGCAACTGTCCAAGAAGAGTTCTAGCTGAGGATCACTACGGTGCAAGAGCTCAACCTCAAAATACAAGGGCTCCCTCAAATACTTGACCACTGGATATTCGGCATCTTCATAGAAGACATTGTAAGCATCATCTGAGGAAAGATTGACACTTGTTCAGGAGACCTCACCAATGGCTTGTGTAGCGTTAAGATCTGGTGGCACTTACCTTTACTAAGCCTCAAAACCAGGTCAAGAGAAGCACTTCCATTCTGTGCGCTGGGCTCAGGGTTATTCCGTGGGGTGTAGTCAATAACCAAGGTGCCGTTTGTTGAGTACTTACAGGACACAGGCATTCTTTATAAGGGGGAGGGGAGAAAACTAATCAATATGGTTCATTTCCAGTATTTTTCAGAAGATGCTACCTTTCATTACTTGCCTGTACAAGACCTTCCCCGATACACTACTGAGGTAGGATATTTCATTGTCGTAGATCATAATGTTGCCCTCAAACTGAAGAACAAGTTGTCATGTTAAAGTTTAGATTTACAGCCAGGAAATCGAACCATCATCTAACAAAACTAAGCAACATGGAAGAGACTTTGTCTAGGGTCAGTGTAGCCCAGAGACCTGGCCCCatacaggcaacatgttatagtgcAGACGGAGCTGGGAATGTAGGATAAATGTACAATATCCTACACTCCTACTACTGTAGAACATACTGCCTGTAGACTACATGTGGGATCTTGAAGACCGACATTTCTTTACACCTTGGACTTTGGGAACAGGTGAGAACTCATCTGCCTACAGAATTTTGTTAGTAATTTACCCATTACCACAGAGGATAACCCTAAAGAAAAACTCATCTACATGTAGCAGCATGAGAATTTTCCCCAACACAAGGTTCTTGGCTAGTCTTACCCGCCGAGTTGTTGCACAACTGTTGACCGTGAATGAAAACTGGGCTGTGCCACCATTTGTAGTCACCGGGCCACAACGCTTGTCCCTCAGTGTGAGTTCAGACAATTTCATTTCTGGGATATTACTTATTTCCTTCACCGAGACTTGTATTGTTCCATCTGGAAGACAGACTACAAGAAAAGAAGAAGAAGTTGTACTCCATTTATAGAAGATTAACATTCAACCACATGAACCATGCCAATCCCGGTCACCTACCAGCGGTCTGTGGTGAACTTTCACAAGAAATCAGGAAAGTGTACAGGTTATTGCCGTTCTGATCAGTTATGCTTAGAGGAATGGTTGTTGTGAGGCCTTTAATCGTTACCTGGAGAATAAGTCATATACAAGGATTTGTAACAGCAAATAAATTACGTCTGCGCATCCATGTTGTCTACAAGGGTTGGTCGGATTCATTGTGGGACGGCAAGTGATATTCATAAACTATGGTTAAAATCTACAGAGGGCAACAATGAAGGTCTCACTTTCTGTACACCATTTTAAGTGCCACTTACCTCATCCATTGCAAGATTTGATGCAGCAGGTACCTGGATCTCAGCATGCGTCTGGTTGATAACCGATAACATTCCACTACTTGATGTTGCAGGTGTACCCTTGATGTTTATGGACCAGCTTGGATCAAGGTTTCCTAGCGTTGTAGTCAACATGCCACCTTTTTGCCAACACGGACCAACATTTGGCTGGCCTGGAGAGAAAGGCAAACATTGAACTATGAGCTGTGGTCCACATCTTCCAGAGCACAAAGTAGTACAAGCTTCTAAGGGTTTTCTCACTACGATGGACAAGTCTTGGCTCGAGAGTTGGGCCATAATTTGAGACACATTATGCATTGCTCTGAATAGGGTACTGAGACAAAAAGTGTCTAGTCAAGTAGGCCTTGGCCTTTAGTGACCCAACAAATAGTATACACCATTAAAGATTACACTTAATAGCATCTGATATTACAGCTCATTCATGCCCCTTGAATGGAAGAGCACTGCAATTCCAGACTGTGCTGTTGCCAGTTTCTACTAGGATGTAGACCTGCCTCGCCCTACCCCCACCTATATGACATGCTGAACAGCAGCCTCCCTTTTGCCgcaaaaattaaatttaaatgcattGTTCATAACTTCCAACAAGGATTTGATACTACTCCAGTAAAGAAGTCCTAGAGAACATACTCACGGATAAAACACTCCACAGTTTCAGTCGTGGTAAAGGTCTCATCGTAGGGGATGATTTTGAATCCAAATGTTACATTCAAGGTGAACAGAATGCCATCCGGGAGATGCTAAGACATCaaaataaggattttttttttttacaatttcatatAATCCTTTGATACATTGAAGTTCACTGCTTAAATTTGTGGTCAAGCCTTTTGTACAGTCACATTTTATACACCCTCACAGCCGAATTCTTTCAGGTTTTGTTAAtagcagaacaaaaaaaaaaaaaaaaaaaaaaagagcctgAGTAAAGTAGGGCAACTCAAGATAAATTGTAGTCTGAGGAACAGAAGCCCTATTTTTGTTGTGAACTGGGCGCCCAACAAATTGGAATGTCTTGTTGGGCCCGTTTCTACCATTGTGCAGGGTGGCAGCAACCATACACTGACCCCAGTACATAACTCAGTAGTCACTGCCCCGTCAATTTTTGGAGTTTCCTTACCTGAAACATCCATCAGTCTCCAGGAATAGCAACAACCTTTAATTTGACTCAGATAGTGCAATGTTGAAGCAGGCGGATTTGGTCAATATCTATAGTGTGCTGCCAGCTTAAGCCATAACATGGTAGAAATAACATGTTTCAATAAAGAGTACTTTTTTTGGATCATAATTTTAGCCAAGGTCAAACAGGTTCGGCGCTGTATCATTCCTTCACTAGACCAATTGAAAGTACGTAATCATATTGTGGCAGCAAAGGATATTGGGAAAACAGGCCAATTGTGAAGAAAACTAAAAAGTGGCTTTCTGAATCTAGGAGATAGGGTTTGAAGGCTCCTAGTCcagtttagtaattttttttgggggggggggtgcaagtgaaaaaaaatctgctgaatAAACTCACGTTCCCACCAAGTATGGTCATATCTTACCTTCTTATACACATTTTGATTGATGAAAGGAACTTTAAGAATAAAGATCACATCTCCATTTGGAAGAGTTTTATTCCCCAAAATAAATCCAGAGTCAACACCTTGAGGCACCATCGATGTGGTGTTACCAACTGTGAAATAAATCAACTGGACATCTGGGAGAAAAGTGCCGACCGTGACGTTAAATATTAGAGTTGAAGGGACGGTTTCTACAGgggaaggtaaaataaaaaaaaaaaagttaaaaaacttcCTAATGGAACCTTGGACTTTCTGCAATGACTTACCATTGGTTATAACAGGTGGCCTTTCCTCAAAGGGAGTTGTTATATCCTTAATGATTGTGTATTTTGTGACACCCCAGCCATCATCCGTCCACACATTTTCAATAAATGGCTGAATACTGTAAGTCCGCCCATATTGGAAGTTTACAACACGGCTCTGGAAGGTAGACAAGGGTACAGACTGAAAGTATTCCGAGGCCTACACCAAATATCAGACTTGCATGTACATTGTAAAGTATTTACACCAAGGCACGGCATCTCAACACCCAATCCAATGGGTTATTTTTAAGCTTTCCACCAGCTGCATATTGACTTGCCTTATAATATCCACCTAGAGCTCCCACTGGTATTCTTGCTGTAGTGACAGTATTGCTGTCCAGGATCTCCACACCTCTAGATAGGATATCTACGTTTGTTAGATTCTGAAGGTCAACGCCAAACTGGATACGACGGTTCTGGATTCCTTTTGCACCGGTCAGAAGTGGAGAAACACTCTTTGGGATTGTCCATACGATCCACCCACTCGTGAACTTTACATCATCTAGAAAAAGAGGGAAGACTCCTGGATTTTGCTCAACATTGGTGTTGAGGTGGAAGTGAAAGGACTAAACGTGGAGGATATAGATTTGGCTTGAAACAGTAGAGCTAGTGGTAGAACAGAAAGTCATGCGTTGGCTTAGACAATTTATGCCAACTTGGTTTGATAACAGCCCTCTACATAAGTCTTTCAGTTTAAGGGTTCATCCAATGCTACACAGCTGGGAGATTGGAGCTTACCTTGACCATGAAAAAGTTACGTACACTACCAGAAACTTACCAACTGGACATGCAACAGCATTGTCTACCAAGTAGATGAACCAGCGTTGCTTGTAAAATAGAGTCGCTCTTACAGTTGAGAAGGTCACACCACTGATCTAAGAAGGTGAGAAGTTTATATGTTCAATTGTAAAAGAATGGGGTGTAGGGTTAAAGACATTAGAAGGGGCACCATGAAAGTTTCCTAGTTACCCTTTGGGGCACAGCATGAGAAGCATTGTAGGAGGTCCTCAATAAGGTCCTGGATTCAGTGGTGTTAATCCCATAGCCAATGTTCTGTGCTGCATCGATCAGCATAGTTGTCTTCTGGGTTGTAGAAATATGAAACACCACTTG contains the following coding sequences:
- the LOC140122899 gene encoding uncharacterized protein, producing the protein MALTREMKLLFRLTFLTLFLVTEVYTQQRPSTDFILSSCRRSFVQLDLPAQYVLKKFVRFSAIDPTGAAYVITDDLAIKCGYTITYDAWGNISFRASLYSCYANIGTVHQFDVGVKIEVASRRDMTDAVNYMKVVSCPYVMNPREIICEANYMEVSVRRKIPIISEGVFRNEPEDWSTAFTQAVSGLMSVWQVVFHISTTQKTTMLIDAAQNIGYGINTTESRTLLRTSYNASHAVPQRISGVTFSTVRATLFYKQRWFIYLVDNAVACPVDDVKFTSGWIVWTIPKSVSPLLTGAKGIQNRRIQFGVDLQNLTNVDILSRGVEILDSNTVTTARIPVGALGGYYKSRVVNFQYGRTYSIQPFIENVWTDDGWGVTKYTIIKDITTPFEERPPVITNETVPSTLIFNVTVGTFLPDVQLIYFTVGNTTSMVPQGVDSGFILGNKTLPNGDVIFILKVPFINQNVYKKHLPDGILFTLNVTFGFKIIPYDETFTTTETVECFIRQPNVGPCWQKGGMLTTTLGNLDPSWSINIKGTPATSSSGMLSVINQTHAEIQVPAASNLAMDEVTIKGLTTTIPLSITDQNGNNLYTFLISCESSPQTAVCLPDGTIQVSVKEISNIPEMKLSELTLRDKRCGPVTTNGGTAQFSFTVNSCATTRRFEGNIMIYDNEISYLSSVSGKVLYRMPVSCKYSTNGTLVIDYTPRNNPEPSAQNGSASLDLVLRLSKDDAYNVFYEDAEYPVVKYLREPLYFEVELLHRSDPQLELFLDSCWATTTPDMRSLPMWPIVDNSCEHNEPYQTIFHQVRADSRVQIPSHLKRFEVKTLTFMGEGAIYGGEIYFHCEVIICDSSNPTSDPACAQVGSCIPARQRLGRSVDADDEHKLVSSKAVFLLEVKSRVDTKQFQKHPQRSDVHF